In Aegilops tauschii subsp. strangulata cultivar AL8/78 chromosome 3, Aet v6.0, whole genome shotgun sequence, one genomic interval encodes:
- the LOC141042517 gene encoding uncharacterized protein isoform X2 — translation MPPKAPITCNWGRSNVTDDTLDDFVKTGYLPKKEVMSYRAPDPSEERPQPRDGEVVIFADHMSRGFAPPGSKFFRDVLNFFDLRPQDIGPNSVSNICNFQVFCEVYLGEEPSLLLFRELFYLNRQNECANGPSLELGGISIQRRRDCLFPYAEPPSHPKDWNQTWFYCQDTSLADENPLPGFRALRLESNHPLPDKLSQAERQPLIPTINKIKALLGNGLNGVDLVRVWIAWRVIPLSRRPGLMCDYTGQKDDPLRHSPNDLPEDVVDDMTKSLLNESLADCGRTGLSPFCKANPAPAANDKFWKVRYDHEAAKQARKVKKAARRAAPRKKGSKPSASDLLHLEDTSESEEDTGASNPVIEEVTILSSDSEPLPRLKVRRVTRKVRFSHPLAYQDPQFLLKQQIHESRRQTRASKDVDLSSGLPEASRKRRTEVISNLYPFHPLAGITRQPLNSSDSNYQKTSPSSGDSMQSNLPAFKTAPGAQAKLSKRAKKSHPVEEPVLIEPNASASEPPSAPAPETTAPTEQQAMEDADNPEIPSSAQPADDPDVVISRTEYVEPGRPTVLARCSAKEELLERRRARLDITDYANLSIGDIVSGYIGQVHNSRDLEIDMVKQIQQKSEAACKKFESKISELKNRLKTQETETRKANAKFEFSVAAQEKLKEKFETERKTWVEEKTALLSQAEQAEAALTERTAELSGLKRHVSQMVSAIFGPRSSNLNQNVLTKLKAVYTLVEQLYTGSQRALAVVALSNEVPTHLADLLRRLAVLPQRFQELRRASARAGAIAALSRAKAFLPELDPADIALGYPSLKEDGTPFDQKDFAACVKSVRPVATLIGNDTDLTKYQSGYDAENQRIPTPRYEAISLIPPTRKHTFAPEIDPAGLIDDEAQFEALSGIDWKSSTFQVMGTAGGAERDEPGASTQQAP, via the exons atgccgcccaaggcacCCATTACATGTAACTGGGGGAGGTCCAATGTTACTGATGACACCTTAgatgatttcgtgaagacgggttacctgcctaagaaggaggtcatgtcctatcgtgcccctgacccgtcggaagaaagacctcaaccaagagatggagaagttgtgatatttgctgatcacatgagccggggttttgcacctcccggctcaaaattctttagagacgttctgaatttcttcgatctgcgacctcaagacattggacccaattccgtgtcgaacatttgtaactttcaagtgttctgtgaagtataccttggagaagagcccagcctactgctctttagggagctgttttatctaaaccgccagaacgagtgcgccaacgggcctagcttggaacttggtggaatttcaatccaacgacggagagattgcctctttccttatgctgaaccgccaagccacccaaaggactggaaccagacatggttctactgccaggatacttctctggctgatgagaaccctctgcccggctttcgcgccctacgtctggagtcaaatcaccccttgccagacaaattatctcaagctgagcgacaaccgcttatccccaccatcaacaagattaaagctcttctgggaaatggTCTTAACGGTGTTGatttggtccgggtctggattgcttggcgggtgattcccttgagccgccgccccggcttaatgtgtgattacacgggccagaaggatgatcctctgcggcacagccccaacgacttacctgaggatgtcgttgacgacatgaccaagtcccttctgaacgagagcttggcagactgcgggaggacaggcttaagtcccttctgcaaagctaacccggctccggcg gcaaatgataagttctggaaggtcagatatgaccatgaagctgctaagcaagccaggaaggttaagaaagccgccaggagagccgctccccgcaaaaagggaagtaagcctagcgcctcggacctgcttcacctggaagacacctccgagtcagag gaggacaccggagcgagtaacccggtgattgaagaggtaactatactttcctccgactcggagcccttgccaaggctgaaagtccgaagagtaacccggaaagtaagattttcccatcctttagcttatcaagatcctcaatttcttttgaagcaacagattcatgagagccggaggcaaacccgggccagcaaggatgtagatctctcctccggcttacctgaagcatcaaggaagcgccggaccgaggttatctccaacttatatccttttcatcctttggcgggcatcactcgtcaaccactcaactcttctgattcaaactaccagaaaacttcaccttcctccggtgactccatgcaatctaacttgccggctttcaagactgcacccgg cgcacaagcaaagctcagcaagagggcaaagaaaagcCACCCGGTCGAAGAACCGGTCTTGATTGAACCCAACGCTTCTGCTtctgagccgccgtctgcaccagctccagaaaccaccgctccaactgaacAACAAGCCATGGAAGATGCTgacaacccggagatccccagctcagctcaaccggccgatgacccggatgtggtgattagccggaccgaatatgttgagccgggaagacccactgtgctggccagatgctctgctaaagaagaactgctggagcgccgcagggccagactggatatcactgactatgctaacttgagcattggagacattgtttctggttacattggtcaagtgcacaacagccgggacctggagattgacatggtgaagcagatacagcaaaaatctgag gctgcctgcaagaaatttgaatcgaaaatctctgagctgaagaaccgcctgaagactcaggaaactgagacccggaaggccaatgccaaatttgagttcagtgttgctgcacaagaaaaactgaaagagaaatttgaaacagaaagaaagacttgggtcgaggagaagactgccttgctcagccaGGCCGAACAAGCTGAGGCTGCTCtgactgaaagaaccgccgaactctccggcttaaaacgccatgtgtcacagatggtctccgcaatcttcg gtcccagaagctccaatttgaatcagaacgtgctgaccaagctaaaggcggtttacaccttggtggagcaactctacacagggtcacaacgtgctttagccgttgtggctctgtccaatgaggttcccactcacctggcagacttactcaggcggcttgccgttcttcctcagcgcttccaagagctgagacgggcttctgcgagagccggagctatagctgctctgagccgggccaaggcgtttctcccagagctagacccggccgacatcgctcttggataccccagcctgaaggaagacggtaccccttttgaccagaaagactttgccgcctgcgtgaagagcgtgcgcccggtggccaccttgattgggaatgacactgaccttaccaagtatcagtcgggctatgacgcggagaatcagaggatccccactccacgctatgaagcaatcagtctgatccctccgactcgtaagcatacctttgccccagaaattgacccggccgggttaatcgatgacgaggctcaatttgaagctttgagcggcattgactggaaatcatcaaccttccaggtcatgggaacagccggaggagcggagagggatgagccgggagcttcaacccaacaagcaccttga
- the LOC141042517 gene encoding uncharacterized protein isoform X5: protein MPPKAPITCNWGRSNVTDDTLDDFVKTGYLPKKEVMSYRAPDPSEERPQPRDGEVVIFADHMSRGFAPPGSKFFRDVLNFFDLRPQDIGPNSVSNICNFQVFCEVYLGEEPSLLLFRELFYLNRQNECANGPSLELGGISIQRRRDCLFPYAEPPSHPKDWNQTWFYCQDTSLADENPLPGFRALRLESNHPLPDKLSQAERQPLIPTINKIKALLGNGLNGVDLVRVWIAWRVIPLSRRPGLMCDYTGQKDDPLRHSPNDLPEDVVDDMTKSLLNESLADCGRTGLSPFCKANPAPAANDKFWKVRYDHEAAKQARKVKKAARRAAPRKKGSKPSASDLLHLEDTSESEEDTGASNPVIEEIHESRRQTRASKDVDLSSGLPEASRKRRTEVISNLYPFHPLAGITRQPLNSSDSNYQKTSPSSGDSMQSNLPAFKTAPGAQAKLSKRAKKSHPVEEPVLIEPNASASEPPSAPAPETTAPTEQQAMEDADNPEIPSSAQPADDPDVVISRTEYVEPGRPTVLARCSAKEELLERRRARLDITDYANLSIGDIVSGYIGQVHNSRDLEIDMVKQIQQKSEAACKKFESKISELKNRLKTQETETRKANAKFEFSVAAQEKLKEKFETERKTWVEEKTALLSQAEQAEAALTERTAELSGLKRHVSQMVSAIFGPRSSNLNQNVLTKLKAVYTLVEQLYTGSQRALAVVALSNEVPTHLADLLRRLAVLPQRFQELRRASARAGAIAALSRAKAFLPELDPADIALGYPSLKEDGTPFDQKDFAACVKSVRPVATLIGNDTDLTKYQSGYDAENQRIPTPRYEAISLIPPTRKHTFAPEIDPAGLIDDEAQFEALSGIDWKSSTFQVMGTAGGAERDEPGASTQQAP from the exons atgccgcccaaggcacCCATTACATGTAACTGGGGGAGGTCCAATGTTACTGATGACACCTTAgatgatttcgtgaagacgggttacctgcctaagaaggaggtcatgtcctatcgtgcccctgacccgtcggaagaaagacctcaaccaagagatggagaagttgtgatatttgctgatcacatgagccggggttttgcacctcccggctcaaaattctttagagacgttctgaatttcttcgatctgcgacctcaagacattggacccaattccgtgtcgaacatttgtaactttcaagtgttctgtgaagtataccttggagaagagcccagcctactgctctttagggagctgttttatctaaaccgccagaacgagtgcgccaacgggcctagcttggaacttggtggaatttcaatccaacgacggagagattgcctctttccttatgctgaaccgccaagccacccaaaggactggaaccagacatggttctactgccaggatacttctctggctgatgagaaccctctgcccggctttcgcgccctacgtctggagtcaaatcaccccttgccagacaaattatctcaagctgagcgacaaccgcttatccccaccatcaacaagattaaagctcttctgggaaatggTCTTAACGGTGTTGatttggtccgggtctggattgcttggcgggtgattcccttgagccgccgccccggcttaatgtgtgattacacgggccagaaggatgatcctctgcggcacagccccaacgacttacctgaggatgtcgttgacgacatgaccaagtcccttctgaacgagagcttggcagactgcgggaggacaggcttaagtcccttctgcaaagctaacccggctccggcg gcaaatgataagttctggaaggtcagatatgaccatgaagctgctaagcaagccaggaaggttaagaaagccgccaggagagccgctccccgcaaaaagggaagtaagcctagcgcctcggacctgcttcacctggaagacacctccgagtcagag gaggacaccggagcgagtaacccggtgattgaagag attcatgagagccggaggcaaacccgggccagcaaggatgtagatctctcctccggcttacctgaagcatcaaggaagcgccggaccgaggttatctccaacttatatccttttcatcctttggcgggcatcactcgtcaaccactcaactcttctgattcaaactaccagaaaacttcaccttcctccggtgactccatgcaatctaacttgccggctttcaagactgcacccgg cgcacaagcaaagctcagcaagagggcaaagaaaagcCACCCGGTCGAAGAACCGGTCTTGATTGAACCCAACGCTTCTGCTtctgagccgccgtctgcaccagctccagaaaccaccgctccaactgaacAACAAGCCATGGAAGATGCTgacaacccggagatccccagctcagctcaaccggccgatgacccggatgtggtgattagccggaccgaatatgttgagccgggaagacccactgtgctggccagatgctctgctaaagaagaactgctggagcgccgcagggccagactggatatcactgactatgctaacttgagcattggagacattgtttctggttacattggtcaagtgcacaacagccgggacctggagattgacatggtgaagcagatacagcaaaaatctgag gctgcctgcaagaaatttgaatcgaaaatctctgagctgaagaaccgcctgaagactcaggaaactgagacccggaaggccaatgccaaatttgagttcagtgttgctgcacaagaaaaactgaaagagaaatttgaaacagaaagaaagacttgggtcgaggagaagactgccttgctcagccaGGCCGAACAAGCTGAGGCTGCTCtgactgaaagaaccgccgaactctccggcttaaaacgccatgtgtcacagatggtctccgcaatcttcg gtcccagaagctccaatttgaatcagaacgtgctgaccaagctaaaggcggtttacaccttggtggagcaactctacacagggtcacaacgtgctttagccgttgtggctctgtccaatgaggttcccactcacctggcagacttactcaggcggcttgccgttcttcctcagcgcttccaagagctgagacgggcttctgcgagagccggagctatagctgctctgagccgggccaaggcgtttctcccagagctagacccggccgacatcgctcttggataccccagcctgaaggaagacggtaccccttttgaccagaaagactttgccgcctgcgtgaagagcgtgcgcccggtggccaccttgattgggaatgacactgaccttaccaagtatcagtcgggctatgacgcggagaatcagaggatccccactccacgctatgaagcaatcagtctgatccctccgactcgtaagcatacctttgccccagaaattgacccggccgggttaatcgatgacgaggctcaatttgaagctttgagcggcattgactggaaatcatcaaccttccaggtcatgggaacagccggaggagcggagagggatgagccgggagcttcaacccaacaagcaccttga
- the LOC141042517 gene encoding uncharacterized protein isoform X7 — MPPKAPITCNWGRSNVTDDTLDDFVKTGYLPKKEVMSYRAPDPSEERPQPRDGEVVIFADHMSRGFAPPGSKFFRDVLNFFDLRPQDIGPNSVSNICNFQVFCEVYLGEEPSLLLFRELFYLNRQNECANGPSLELGGISIQRRRDCLFPYAEPPSHPKDWNQTWFYCQDTSLADENPLPGFRALRLESNHPLPDKLSQAERQPLIPTINKIKALLGNGLNGVDLVRVWIAWRVIPLSRRPGLMCDYTGQKDDPLRHSPNDLPEDVVDDMTKSLLNESLADCGRTGLSPFCKANPAPAANDKFWKVRYDHEAAKQARKVKKAARRAAPRKKGSKPSASDLLHLEDTSESEEDTGASNPVIEEIHESRRQTRASKDVDLSSGLPEASRKRRTEKTSPSSGDSMQSNLPAFKTAPGAQAKLSKRAKKSHPVEEPVLIEPNASASEPPSAPAPETTAPTEQQAMEDADNPEIPSSAQPADDPDVVISRTEYVEPGRPTVLARCSAKEELLERRRARLDITDYANLSIGDIVSGYIGQVHNSRDLEIDMVKQIQQKSEAACKKFESKISELKNRLKTQETETRKANAKFEFSVAAQEKLKEKFETERKTWVEEKTALLSQAEQAEAALTERTAELSGLKRHVSQMVSAIFGPRSSNLNQNVLTKLKAVYTLVEQLYTGSQRALAVVALSNEVPTHLADLLRRLAVLPQRFQELRRASARAGAIAALSRAKAFLPELDPADIALGYPSLKEDGTPFDQKDFAACVKSVRPVATLIGNDTDLTKYQSGYDAENQRIPTPRYEAISLIPPTRKHTFAPEIDPAGLIDDEAQFEALSGIDWKSSTFQVMGTAGGAERDEPGASTQQAP; from the exons atgccgcccaaggcacCCATTACATGTAACTGGGGGAGGTCCAATGTTACTGATGACACCTTAgatgatttcgtgaagacgggttacctgcctaagaaggaggtcatgtcctatcgtgcccctgacccgtcggaagaaagacctcaaccaagagatggagaagttgtgatatttgctgatcacatgagccggggttttgcacctcccggctcaaaattctttagagacgttctgaatttcttcgatctgcgacctcaagacattggacccaattccgtgtcgaacatttgtaactttcaagtgttctgtgaagtataccttggagaagagcccagcctactgctctttagggagctgttttatctaaaccgccagaacgagtgcgccaacgggcctagcttggaacttggtggaatttcaatccaacgacggagagattgcctctttccttatgctgaaccgccaagccacccaaaggactggaaccagacatggttctactgccaggatacttctctggctgatgagaaccctctgcccggctttcgcgccctacgtctggagtcaaatcaccccttgccagacaaattatctcaagctgagcgacaaccgcttatccccaccatcaacaagattaaagctcttctgggaaatggTCTTAACGGTGTTGatttggtccgggtctggattgcttggcgggtgattcccttgagccgccgccccggcttaatgtgtgattacacgggccagaaggatgatcctctgcggcacagccccaacgacttacctgaggatgtcgttgacgacatgaccaagtcccttctgaacgagagcttggcagactgcgggaggacaggcttaagtcccttctgcaaagctaacccggctccggcg gcaaatgataagttctggaaggtcagatatgaccatgaagctgctaagcaagccaggaaggttaagaaagccgccaggagagccgctccccgcaaaaagggaagtaagcctagcgcctcggacctgcttcacctggaagacacctccgagtcagag gaggacaccggagcgagtaacccggtgattgaagag attcatgagagccggaggcaaacccgggccagcaaggatgtagatctctcctccggcttacctgaagcatcaaggaagcgccggaccgag aaaacttcaccttcctccggtgactccatgcaatctaacttgccggctttcaagactgcacccgg cgcacaagcaaagctcagcaagagggcaaagaaaagcCACCCGGTCGAAGAACCGGTCTTGATTGAACCCAACGCTTCTGCTtctgagccgccgtctgcaccagctccagaaaccaccgctccaactgaacAACAAGCCATGGAAGATGCTgacaacccggagatccccagctcagctcaaccggccgatgacccggatgtggtgattagccggaccgaatatgttgagccgggaagacccactgtgctggccagatgctctgctaaagaagaactgctggagcgccgcagggccagactggatatcactgactatgctaacttgagcattggagacattgtttctggttacattggtcaagtgcacaacagccgggacctggagattgacatggtgaagcagatacagcaaaaatctgag gctgcctgcaagaaatttgaatcgaaaatctctgagctgaagaaccgcctgaagactcaggaaactgagacccggaaggccaatgccaaatttgagttcagtgttgctgcacaagaaaaactgaaagagaaatttgaaacagaaagaaagacttgggtcgaggagaagactgccttgctcagccaGGCCGAACAAGCTGAGGCTGCTCtgactgaaagaaccgccgaactctccggcttaaaacgccatgtgtcacagatggtctccgcaatcttcg gtcccagaagctccaatttgaatcagaacgtgctgaccaagctaaaggcggtttacaccttggtggagcaactctacacagggtcacaacgtgctttagccgttgtggctctgtccaatgaggttcccactcacctggcagacttactcaggcggcttgccgttcttcctcagcgcttccaagagctgagacgggcttctgcgagagccggagctatagctgctctgagccgggccaaggcgtttctcccagagctagacccggccgacatcgctcttggataccccagcctgaaggaagacggtaccccttttgaccagaaagactttgccgcctgcgtgaagagcgtgcgcccggtggccaccttgattgggaatgacactgaccttaccaagtatcagtcgggctatgacgcggagaatcagaggatccccactccacgctatgaagcaatcagtctgatccctccgactcgtaagcatacctttgccccagaaattgacccggccgggttaatcgatgacgaggctcaatttgaagctttgagcggcattgactggaaatcatcaaccttccaggtcatgggaacagccggaggagcggagagggatgagccgggagcttcaacccaacaagcaccttga